The Xiphophorus maculatus strain JP 163 A chromosome 21, X_maculatus-5.0-male, whole genome shotgun sequence genome window below encodes:
- the rnf152 gene encoding E3 ubiquitin-protein ligase RNF152 yields MHLSNMETLSQDSILECQICFNYYSPRRRPKLLDCRHTCCSVCLTQMRSTQKEIRCPWCRGVTKLPPGLSVSQLPDDPDIITVIAIPHASEHTPVFIRLPSNGCYMLPLPVTKERALGLPGDLGCRFLPGGQQKGVTVVTVAEQQPLGLAMGLESVGLDGSEGERRVPGPVGGGKGSTWSGVCTVILVACVLLFLLGIVLHNMSCISKRFTVISCG; encoded by the coding sequence ATGCACCTTTCCAACATGGAGACTCTTTCCCAGGACTCCATTCTGGAATGCCAGATCTGCTTTAACTACTACAGCCCCCGGCGGCGGCCCAAACTCCTGGACTGCAGGCACACCTGCTGCTCCGTGTGCCTGACCCAGATGCGCAGCACCCAGAAGGAGATCCGCTGCCCTTGGTGCCGCGGCGTCACCAAGCTTCCCCCCGGCCTGTCCGTCTCCCAGCTGCCAGACGACCCGGACATCATCACTGTCATCGCTATACCTCACGCCTCGGAGCATACGCCCGTCTTCATCCGCCTCCCTAGCAATGGTTGCTACATGTTGCCGTTGCCGGTCACCAAGGAGCGGGCGCTCGGCCTGCCGGGAGACCTGGGTTGCCGATTTCTTCCTGGCGGCCAGCAGAAGGGCGTGACGGTGGTGACCGTGGCCGAACAGCAGCCTCTGGGCCTGGCGATGGGCCTGGAGAGCGTCGGGCTGGACGGCAGCGAAGGTGAGAGGAGAGTTCCCGGCCCTGTTGGAGGAGGAAAGGGTTCCACATGGTCCGGCGTTTGCACGGTTATTTTGGTGGCGTGTGTGCTGCTGTTCCTGTTGGGAATCGTGCTGCACAACATGTCCTGCATCTCCAAACGCTTCACTGTTATCTCCTGCGGCTGA